tttcacgtTCCAACATCTCACAGAGATTTTTTACTTCAGGAGTTTCTTCTTTACTCCCACTTTTTGGAGGAACAAGACAAATATTGAACGGCGCCAATTTATAAGGCCATCGCAACTCGTTTTCCGACGAAAGAACTTCCAAGGCTGCAGCTACAAGTCGTGTCACGCCAATTCCGTAACATCCCATGATAAGCGGACTTGGTTTTCCGTTCGACATTAAGTACGTCGCTTTCAGGGATTTTGTGTATTTGTCTTCGAGCACGAAAGAATGGGCGATTTCGATGCCTTGAGTCGTTCGGAAGTCACTTGAAGAGCATTTTGGGCAGTTTTTGGAGTCTTTTGAGAGTTCTGCGTTACAGCTGTAGCTACATTTGCCGCATGTGAGAAGAGAATCTTCGCCAATTGCCGCGGGAAAATGATATTCGTGCGATAAGGAGCCGCCCATGATGCCCGTGTCGCCGGAAACTTTGCAGAAAGGCACGTTTAATTTGTGGAAAAGTTTCTCGTAGGAGCCGTTGACGATGTCGTAAGTTTCCTTTGCCTTGTCTAAAGTTGTGTCGAAGGTGTACAAGTCTTTCATGAGGAATTCTTTTGTTCGCAAGAGTCCAAAACGTGGTTTCAGCTCGTCACGAAATTTGGGagtgatctaaaaaaaattattttaaatgaaaaaaaaattaaaattatttaaatttattatttaatattttttactttttcaaaaaataattaataaaaaaaattaattgatagaaattcagaatatttttttcattaaaaattgaaaatgttttatgaaattttgaagacaattttagaaatatttttaaaaaaatttaaaattaaaaaaatgatttaaaaaaaattgagcgctttttaattttaaaaaaattaattaaaaaaaaaataaaatttaattaaaaaataaaaatttaattaaaaaaaaaataaaatttaattaaaaaaataaaataagattcaaaattattaaaaattacctttaaaaatataaaaaattgaaatatttctaattttttttcaattaaaagaaaaattatttttttaaaaattacattaattaaattaaatttttaaattaaaataaatttaaaaataatttcaaaaacatttaagaataatttttaaaaaaataatagaattttgaataaaatctcACCTGATAAAGCAACAATGGCAAACTCCGATACGAAACCGGCGAAATTGTCGCCAAAAGTGCCGTGATAGCTTCCTCATGCGTTGGACTCAGAACACTTTCTTTTCCATGCCGATCGATAACTTTGAGTAATTCTGTCGCTGCGGTGTCATATCTTCCGGATTTCTTCCATAATTCGCTCGGAGTCAACGTGGGCatcgtcattttttgtcctcCAATCTCTCCCATGCTCTCGTCTATGAGAGAAATGCACTTTTCGACGGATTTCTGTAGCAACGGCATGAGGTGAAACATTCCATTTGACCCTGAGCGAATGAGACCCATCTCAAGcatcaactaaaaaatagaaaattttgagatttttgtcaaatatttttcaaaaaattgataaaaaattaccttctgACTCTTGGAAGTGAGTTCCGTGTGGgtaattttggcattttttggAGTAATTAACAAaggttgaaatattttcgagactttattcatttttagcgaagattttgagtcaaattttatttaaatttaatttttttcgactttatttcttatgaattttataattttttgatcattttttagtgaaaaattcatgagaCCAAGAAAAACAATGAGAGAAACGTCAAATTCGGCGTTTTGACATTAACGCAGTTGTTTGTTTACGTTTAAATTTCGCACAATTCTagaaaatttacgatttttcttcttttttaaacatttcaaaGCAACAAAGTACaaaatcttcaataaaaatgtctctGGAGCTCGTGTTTGAACATGAAAATCTCACAAAACGCCTCAATTCCCTCAAAATTGACGAAATTTACGACAAAGTGCTTGATCACGGAATTTCCTTGGACTCTTTTTACCTCACAGTGAATGGACTTCCTTTGAATCCGCATGAAAATCTCCGCGATGGCTCCACAGTTCGTGTCAAATTGCGTCTCTTGGGCGGCAAAGGCGGTTTCGGGTCGATGCTTCGGGCGATCGGCGCCCAAATCGAGAAAACAACAAATCGTGAGGCATGTCGGGATCTCAGTGGACGCCGTTTGCGAGACATCAACGAGGAAAAACGCCTCAAAGCGTGGctggaaaagcaaaaaatcgaaCCCGAAAGTCCCGATGAGAAATTCAAGAAGAAAATCGGGAAACTTCTCGCGAAACCAAAACACGAATTCAAGGACGACAATTACATGCAAGAGCGAACGACGTTGACGGAGCGCGTGGATGAAGCAGTTGAACAGGGATTCAAGAAGGCGCAAGAGATTGAAGCGAGTCGCGGAGTAAAAAGAGCGAATGTCGACGAGAAAGGGAATCCAAAGAAAGCGAAAGGAGCGATTTGGACCGGATTGGAAGACGGAAGTAGTGGCGGCGAAGATGATTCGAGTGATTCAGATACGGAAGACGAGGAAGAATTTAGCCCGGAAGATCCAAcgatgaag
The sequence above is drawn from the Culicoides brevitarsis isolate CSIRO-B50_1 chromosome 1, AGI_CSIRO_Cbre_v1, whole genome shotgun sequence genome and encodes:
- the LOC134831632 gene encoding splicing regulator SDE2, coding for MSLELVFEHENLTKRLNSLKIDEIYDKVLDHGISLDSFYLTVNGLPLNPHENLRDGSTVRVKLRLLGGKGGFGSMLRAIGAQIEKTTNREACRDLSGRRLRDINEEKRLKAWLEKQKIEPESPDEKFKKKIGKLLAKPKHEFKDDNYMQERTTLTERVDEAVEQGFKKAQEIEASRGVKRANVDEKGNPKKAKGAIWTGLEDGSSGGEDDSSDSDTEDEEEFSPEDPTMKKIIELYMKDREKELTKDDEGTSSDSKDA
- the LOC134831622 gene encoding probable proline--tRNA ligase, mitochondrial, whose protein sequence is MNKVSKIFQPLLITPKNAKITHTELTSKSQKLMLEMGLIRSGSNGMFHLMPLLQKSVEKCISLIDESMGEIGGQKMTMPTLTPSELWKKSGRYDTAATELLKVIDRHGKESVLSPTHEEAITALLATISPVSYRSLPLLLYQITPKFRDELKPRFGLLRTKEFLMKDLYTFDTTLDKAKETYDIVNGSYEKLFHKLNVPFCKVSGDTGIMGGSLSHEYHFPAAIGEDSLLTCGKCSYSCNAELSKDSKNCPKCSSSDFRTTQGIEIAHSFVLEDKYTKSLKATYLMSNGKPSPLIMGCYGIGVTRLVAAALEVLSSENELRWPYKLAPFNICLVPPKSGSKEETPEVKNLCEMLEREINNFAGKNFLVDDRTTFTIGKRLLEAKRMGYPFIIVVGEKSNSEKPLLEFHDLMENDKKMLEPNELLTHLKAKIKSFES